Proteins encoded together in one Cicer arietinum cultivar CDC Frontier isolate Library 1 chromosome 4, Cicar.CDCFrontier_v2.0, whole genome shotgun sequence window:
- the LOC101491982 gene encoding uncharacterized protein, protein MASSSSRAKPNNKPSSNFYSYSTSNAPFSSQSPNFASSTTASTFFNKPHAHTNNHHHRSASPTRVNLTTGSVSNFRFSIDHRSISPNRTVPSHVISQKNHHHNHNSIQKKTCMCSPTTHPGSFRCSLHKNSGSNSIHHSDSYPSNRLNMRRSAMKNSLVRIGGVEGEWVKRALTALIRPSSHQQKRRSAFESRPSRLSVMSKADE, encoded by the coding sequence ATGGCTTCTTCATCATCAAGAGCGAAACCTAATAATAAACCTTCTAGTAACTTCTATTCTTATTCCACATCAAACGCACCGTTTTCGTCTCAATCACCAAACTTCGCTTCTTCCACAACCGCTTCCACTTTCTTCAATAAACCACACGCTCACACTAACAACCATCACCACCGATCGGCATCACCCACACGTGTCAACTTAACCACCGGTTCAGTTTCGAATTTCCGGTTTTCAATCGATCATCGGTCCATATCTCCAAACCGAACCGTTCCAAGCCACGTCATCAGCCAGAAGAATCACCACCACAACCACAACTCAATCCAGAAGAAGACATGTATGTGTTCGCCGACGACGCATCCTGGTTCGTTCCGGTGTAGTCTCCACAAAAACAGCGGTTCAAATTCGATCCATCATTCCGATTCGTATCCGTCAAACCGGCTTAACATGCGTAGATCGGCGATGAAGAATTCCCTGGTGAGAATCGGAGGAGTTGAAGGCGAGTGGGTGAAACGAGCATTGACCGCTTTGATTCGTCCTTCTTCGCATCAGCAGAAGAGGAGATCGGCGTTTGAATCTAGACCGAGTCGTCTCTCCGTCATGTCCAAGGCTGATGAATGA